One stretch of Burkholderia pyrrocinia DNA includes these proteins:
- the sctD gene encoding type III secretion system inner membrane ring subunit SctD: MSTTIIDPHGDGALPGGAGGAGAGAAALASPWNLCFLSGPMYGRTMSLARGANWVGTAADCEVILPDREIGAKQVCLQVGALAVTVQNHGGDAGAPVLFNDEPLGSGRRSMTPHDVVTVGSIRLGIARHAQASVAVPDETDAPDAAREAAWLGWLTGGLRRLGSRRLVIALVALWIGVLLGALGYGFVAWSGRLPWQHESVLARTHRLQQLLHAYPELAVAPRDDGVIVSGYVSDPAARERVAQIVAGVDNAALGNIYVVSDLVATAQTYFSDTALTVAYLGRGRIELTGAAARAQIEPRIRNYMKDARPALEVVDHVRDADPAAPRTTTTLGGTAGIPEITTVFAGDGDQRYIETVDGSRYFEGARLKDGPTVVSIGADEVVFERNGQRITMPLGGASANAPEQAPAPPVAPLASGAAAGVAQPVPGPTLLPGAPQAGAKAAGASTKEAAH; the protein is encoded by the coding sequence ATGTCGACGACCATCATTGACCCGCACGGCGACGGCGCATTGCCCGGCGGCGCGGGAGGCGCGGGGGCGGGCGCTGCCGCGCTCGCGTCGCCGTGGAACCTGTGCTTCCTGAGCGGGCCGATGTACGGCCGCACGATGTCGCTTGCGCGCGGCGCGAACTGGGTCGGCACGGCGGCGGATTGCGAAGTGATCCTGCCCGATCGCGAGATCGGCGCGAAACAGGTGTGCCTGCAGGTCGGCGCGCTCGCGGTGACCGTGCAGAACCACGGCGGCGACGCCGGCGCGCCGGTGCTGTTCAACGACGAACCGCTCGGCAGCGGCCGCCGCTCGATGACGCCGCACGACGTCGTGACGGTCGGCTCGATCCGGCTCGGCATCGCGCGGCACGCGCAGGCGAGCGTCGCGGTGCCCGACGAAACCGACGCGCCGGATGCCGCGCGCGAGGCCGCGTGGCTCGGCTGGCTCACAGGCGGGCTGCGCCGGCTCGGCAGCCGTCGGCTCGTGATCGCACTGGTCGCGCTGTGGATCGGCGTGCTGCTCGGCGCGCTCGGCTACGGCTTCGTCGCGTGGTCGGGGCGCCTGCCGTGGCAGCACGAATCGGTGCTCGCGCGCACGCACCGGCTGCAGCAGCTGCTGCACGCGTATCCGGAGCTGGCCGTCGCGCCGCGCGACGACGGCGTGATCGTGTCCGGCTACGTGAGCGACCCGGCCGCGCGCGAACGCGTCGCGCAGATCGTCGCGGGCGTCGACAACGCGGCGCTCGGCAACATCTACGTGGTCAGCGATCTGGTGGCGACCGCGCAGACCTATTTCAGCGATACGGCGCTGACGGTCGCGTATCTCGGCCGCGGCCGGATCGAGCTGACGGGCGCGGCCGCGCGCGCGCAGATCGAGCCGCGCATCCGCAACTACATGAAGGACGCGCGCCCGGCGCTCGAAGTGGTCGATCACGTGCGCGATGCCGATCCGGCCGCGCCGCGCACGACGACGACACTCGGCGGGACGGCCGGCATTCCGGAGATCACGACCGTGTTCGCCGGCGACGGCGACCAGCGCTATATCGAGACGGTCGACGGCAGCCGCTATTTCGAGGGCGCGCGGCTGAAGGACGGGCCGACCGTCGTGTCGATCGGCGCGGACGAAGTCGTGTTCGAACGCAACGGCCAGCGCATCACGATGCCGCTCGGCGGCGCATCGGCGAACGCGCCCGAGCAGGCGCCGGCGCCGCCCGTGGCACCGCTCGCGAGCGGTGCGGCGGCCGGGGTCGCGCAGCCGGTGCCGGGGCCGACGCTGTTGCCGGGCGCACCGCAAGCGGGTGCCAAGGCGGCCGGTGCGTCGACGAAGGAGGCGGCGCACTAG